From one Drosophila subpulchrella strain 33 F10 #4 breed RU33 chromosome 3L, RU_Dsub_v1.1 Primary Assembly, whole genome shotgun sequence genomic stretch:
- the LOC119554516 gene encoding uncharacterized protein LOC119554516, with translation MGKKKVPVEDLVVPPQDTRICGTICICQMTLVLSSVALVYLTVAIYMPSTRAFKSGIDPTPVMCTTTRAVNKDNCEWGSCGEWCLSKTSGACIQIYVNLRSNGSNLIFQNCTNSANKTCYGIDQDRADKARCINDECKNLTGTFNCTAGQCLNITDAFECVFHNSDAPVKCSGRRGKINCMDISGLYSCSRGTCRKIRTPYNCDRRCVDIPTRNKNVVVLSGDKVYLSQCQNAINAETLEEVWNESNDNVAMTSCYFIKNTSDQVDAVDCINGSTLEHNMLSDLTNFTYLSHLHVSVATPVPEIAPPDVDLTISNESKLMINLEGCVNTLMDECKEFLKDFGRDGSDHNARARFPCFYSPGKKDVVVARFDLEVTYRQFVFASVVPSVLFVVSCSILIMCQTTVYVGDDAKMRFKGCVDTDTVLNKNNVGAPTNGDMGGGGGDEVMAL, from the coding sequence ATGGGCAAGAAGAAGGTGCCCGTTGAGGACCTAGTGGTCCCACCGCAGGACACACGGATATGCGGCACCATATGCATTTGCCAGATGACCCTGGTCCTGAGCTCCGTGGCCCTGGTCTACCTAACGGTGGCCATTTACATGCCCTCCACCAGGGCCTTCAAAAGCGGCATCGATCCCACGCCGGTCATGTGCACCACCACGCGGGCGGTGAACAAGGATAACTGCGAGTGGGGCAGCTGCGGGGAGTGGTGCCTGAGCAAGACCTCCGGTGCCTGCATCCAGATCTACGTGAATCTCCGCAGCAACGGCAGCAATCTTATATTCCAGAACTGCACCAATTCGGCGAATAAAACATGCTATGGCATTGACCAGGATCGGGCGGACAAGGCCAGGTGCATCAACGATGAGTGCAAGAATCTCACGGGAACCTTCAACTGCACCGCTGGCCAGTGCCTGAACATCACGGATGCCTTCGAGTGTGTCTTCCACAACAGCGATGCACCTGTGAAGTGTTCCGGAAGGCGGGGAAAGATCAACTGCATGGACATCAGTGGTCTGTACTCGTGTAGTCGTGGGACCTGCCGGAAGATAAGGACTCCCTACAACTGCGACCGGAGGTGTGTGGATATACCCACCCGGAACAAGAACGTGGTGGTTCTCAGTGGTGACAAGGTCTATCTATCCCAGTGTCAGAATGCCATCAATGCAGAGACCCTAGAAGAAGTCTGGAACGAATCGAATGATAATGTGGCCATGACATCCTGCTACTTCATAAAGAACACCTCGGATCAGGTGGATGCGGTGGACTGCATCAATGGTTCGACCCTGGAGCACAACATGCTCAGCGATCTGACCAACTTCACATATCTGAGCCACCTGCACGTTTCGGTGGCCACCCCGGTGCCGGAAATAGCACCACCCGATGTGGATCTGACCATTTCCAATGAGTCCAAGCTGATGATAAATCTAGAGGGGTGTGTGAACACCCTGATGGACGAGTGCAAGGAGTTTCTCAAGGACTTCGGGCGGGATGGCAGCGATCACAATGCCAGGGCTCGGTTCCCGTGCTTCTATTCGCCCGGCAAGAAGGATGTGGTGGTGGCCCGTTTTGACCTGGAGGTCACCTATCGCCAGTTTGTGTTCGCCTCGGTGGTGCCATCGGTACTGTTTGTGGTCTCCTGTTCGATCCTCATCATGTGCCAGACTACCGTCTATGTGGGCGATGATGCCAAGATGCGGTTCAAGGGATGTGTGGACACGGATACCGTCTTGAATAAGAATAACGTGGGCGCACCCACCAACGGCGACATGGGCGGGGGCGGCGGCGATGAGGTTATGGCCCTATGA
- the LOC119554514 gene encoding protein tipE, producing MGDEQDKRTGKEKLLFYTTAFFILLGTFSLFAFLFLVPFVIEPAFTTIFMQFEEVPALCETYDTEIYYGAKNCSWSSCREGCTKDIYTCTQIRVNYRLNLYNYTDEFNFTEYHINLKEAERILPPVKRTDRYERALRSDYEYDNLGGTGTGLDIDLGGGRLEQLNFGDADGSNGYLIEDSEDTRGLSASGTLIPDERRPFDEISELNEGLMGNRSMYYYVGARLFPNVKGCGYPPMLNCTIWLKRYTKIGMKFPCYYSRVDPSLVISDLDYWQNTLNLVYSMAIPIPSFIISVIYLTYAYFKIYNEDEETAPLDKNAEDMDIDDIDAVDDSDGAVLADNVAGSQIINMDSTTNDSCLEGVLPNGGPGMTASISQGGSVTTPGPYIAQSPAGSQMTPNSEMNSFGHQLKVQMADELSRDSLENGVISTSNSVQGNLSKTMTTSISTPPGPTAAV from the exons ATGGGAGACGAGCAGGACAAGCGCACCGGCAAGGAGAAGCTGCTGTTCTACACCACCGCCTTCTTCATCCTGCTGGGCACCTTCAGCCTGTTCGCCTTCCTTTTCCTGGTGCCCTTCGTCATCGAGCCCGCCTTCACCACGATCTTCATGCAGTTCGAGGAGGTGCCGGCCCTGTGCGAAACCTATGACACAGAGATCTATTACGGGGCCAAGAACTGCTCGTGGTCGTCCTGCCGCGAGGGATGCACCAAGGATATCTACACGTGCACCCAGATCCGGGTGAACTATCGCCTCAATTTGTACAACTACACCGATGAGTTCAACTTCACGGAGTACCACATCAATCTCAAGGAAGCGGAGCGCATATTGCCGCCCGTCAAGCGAACGGATCGCTACGAGAGGGCTCTGAGGAGTGACTACGAGTACGATAACCTAGGTGGCACCGGGACCGGCCTGGACATCGACCTGGGTGGCGGGCGGCTGGAGCAGCTGAATTTCGGCGATGCCGATGGCTCCAACGGCTACCTCATCGAGGATTCGGAGGATACGCGCGGACTAAGTGCCTCGGGAACCCTTATTCCCGACGAGCGGCGACCCTTTGACGAGATCTCGGAGCTAAACGAGGGCCTGATGGGCAACCGCTCTATGTACTACTATGTAGGCGCCCGGCTCTTTCCGAATGTCAAGGGCTGCGGTTATCCGCCCATGCTCAATTGTACAATCTGGCTGAAGAGGTACACCAAGATCGGCATGAAGTTCCCCTGCTACTACTCCAGGGTAGACCCCAGTCTGGTCATCAGCGACCTGGACTACTGGCAGAACACCCTGAATCTGGTCTACTCGATGGCTATACCCATACCCTCGTTCATCATCTCGGTGATCTATCTGACGTACGCGTACTTTAAGATCTATAACGAGGACGAGGAGACGGCGCCGCTGGACAAGAACGCCGAGGACATGGACATCGATGACATCGATGCCGTGGATGATAGTGATGGTGCCGTGCTGGCGGACAACGTGGCCGGCAGCCAGATCATCAACATGGACTCCACCACCAACGATAGTTGTCTGGAGGGTGTCCTACCCAACGGTGGTCCTGGGATGACCGCCTCCATATCGCAGGGTGGCTCCGTCACCACACCGGGCCCGTACATCGCGCAGAGCCCGGCGGGCTCGCAGATGACGCCCAACTCGGAGATGAACTCGTTCGGCCACCAGCTGAAGGTCCAGATGGCCGACGAGCTGTCCAGGGACTCGCTGGAGAACGGAGTTATCTCCACGTCCAACTCAGTGCAAGG AAACTTGAGCAAGACGATGACGACGAGTATCTCAACTCCTCCTGGGCCGACGGCGGCAGTCTGA
- the LOC119554293 gene encoding cuticle protein 21, which produces MNPLTVVAVLSSMALSAQAGLVGAPLGAPLAYSAPLGPAPYFAPAAYSAPLGYSAPLGYNAPLVAGPAPLVAKTYAAAPFAAGPYAAPFAAPFGARFAAPVAAPLAAPVAPVAARLAAPVAAPLAAPVAPVAAPLAAPVAPVAAPLAAPVAAPLATEIVDAHPQYTYAYDVQDTLTGDSKTQEETRDGDVVRGSYSLIEPDGSRRIVSYYADSINGFNAVVQKDVPVAAAPVAPVLAKTVAAPVAPVVAAAPVAPVFAKTLAAPIVA; this is translated from the exons ATGAATCCTCTGACG GTTGTTGCAGTCCTCTCCTCGATGGCCCTCTCGGCTCAGGCTGGTCTGGTTGGGGCTCCTCTGGGTGCTCCTCTGGCCTACTCCGCCCCCCTGGGACCTGCTCCCTACTTCGCCCCGGCTGCGTACTCCGCTCCTCTGGGCTACTCGGCTCCCCTGGGATACAACGCTCCTCTGGTTGCTGGACCTGCTCCTCTGGTGGCCAAGACCTACGCCGCGGCTCCATTCGCCGCTGGACCCTACGCTGCTCCATTTGCTGCTCCATTTGGTGCTCGCTTTGCTGCCCCAGTTGCTGCTCCTCTGGCTGCCCCAGTTGCCCCAGTTGCTGCTCGTCTGGCTGCCCCAGTTGCCGCTCCTCTGGCTGCTCCAGTTGCCCCCGTGGCCGCACCTCTGGCCGCCCCAGTTGCCCCCGTTGCCGCTCCCCTGGCTGCTCCAGTTGCTGCTCCCCTTGCCACCGAGATCGTGGATGCCCACCCACAGTACACGTACGCCTACGATGTCCAGGACACGCTGACCGGTGACTCCAAGACCCAGGAGGAGACCCGTGATGGTGATGTTGTGCGTGGATCCTACTCCCTGATCGAGCCCGATGGTTCCCGTCGCATTGTCAGCTACTACGCCGACTCCATCAACGGATTCAACGCAGTGGTGCAGAAGGATGTGCCCGTGGCTGCTGCCCCAGTGGCTCCAGTTCTGGCCAAGACCGTGGCCGCTCCCGTGGCCCCAGTGGTGGCTGCTGCCCCAGTTGCCCCAGTGTTCGCCAAGACTTTGGCCGCTCCCATCGTTGCCTAA
- the LOC119554292 gene encoding extensin, with protein sequence MCNLFWLSACFLALWLPFALSEPNATSVESRDPKTEQNKEVVPTAEKLIRYRRQPPYAVIKRSKQRRRTKGPPKIKYGPPPPHIRYSKPSFPAHIEEPSFSLDDFQHLKFDGSDFKIPASGYEAQSMDLDFYNHDTEPDLYGAHKFPSLDFGLVTTHEHVPHQKYGLPPLQQSFQPDHSFATHYEPPPAPAHPPATRYGVPSAPVEVPSYPHHDLPSPDSYSIYEQKIPNVGYHQNFAEPPKKPPKHGSNQNPNFEIAYSPPAFEISTSYQSNHQQSYVPPHPSQPHEGFAEPPSNNYVKPPSHPPANSYAPPQHPSSSYDQPPQHPSSSYDHPPSHPSTSYDHPPSHPSPSYDQPPQHPSSSYDHAPVHPSSSYDHPPQHPSSSYDHPSQHPSLSYDHPPQHPSSSYDQPPPDYQHPPSSTYDQPPQHVPTNYVSSDTHSINSYPQDDYAPPSQELPLNPHHKFPSFDFPKSSYEVPIYDPVPFEASNRDEQESYPPILPSSPDQNEITSDAHAAGSSKRRKRKRKPSAGVVPAKHTLDVPELQQAYDADTHSGESNENADTDTNSSHYVERKQTFFNFVTPTTTTSTTPAPWSPMRGRSSSTRGAFIPTIVTSTPAIPTTAKSRSRGSSRYRIKQQAVNPSSPDPITTSVRIDQSHSQSYYDGTIAPPTRQQFSPTTGGRGSRPTRPGYVRNHGPVSPLALQPADPGRGPPTSKRTTKGVFDTTLFKSPLSDREMERNLHGLRQNLPKNHKLF encoded by the exons ATGTGCAATTTGTTTTGGCTTTCGGCCTGTTTT TTGGCCCTGTGGTTGCCCTTCGCCCTGAGCGAACCCAATGCCACAAGTGTCGAGTCGAGGGATCCCAAGACTGAGCAGAATAAAGAAGTGGTACCCACGGCGGAAAAGCTGATCCGATACCGCCGACAGCCACCCTACGCCGTGATCAAGCGCTCCAAGCAGCGCCGGCGGACCAAGGGTCCACCCAAGATCAAGTATGGACCACCACCGCCTCACATTCGCTACTCGAAGCCCTCGTTTCCAGCACATATCGAGGAACCCAGCTTCTCACTAGATGACTTCCAGCacctaaagttcgatggtTCGGACTTTAAGATCCCTGCTTCGGGTTATGAGGCGCAGTCCATGGATCTGGATTTCTATAACCACGATACGGAACCGGATCTCTATGGAGCACACAAATTCCCCAGCCTGGACTTTGGATTGGTCACCACCCATGAGCATGTGCCCCATCAGAAGTATGGATTACCTCCTCTGCAGCAGAGCTTCCAACCGGATCACTCCTTTGCCACGCACTATGAGCCTCCTCCGGCTCCGGCTCACCCGCCAGCCACCCGCTATGGAGTACCCTCTGCTCCTGTAGAGGTTCCCAGCTATCCGCATCATGACCTGCCCTCTCCAGACTCCTATTCCATTTATGAGCAGAAGATACCTAATGTGGGCTATCATCAGAACTTCGCAGAGCCACCCAAAAAGCCGCCTAAACATGGTTCTAATCAAAATCCTAATTTTGAGATTGCCTATTCCCCGCCTGCCTTCGAGATCAGCACTTCCTATCAGTCGAACCACCAGCAAAGCTACGTGCCACCTCATCCCTCGCAACCCCATGAGGGATTTGCTGAGCCACCGTCCAACAACTATGTGAAGCCTCCTTCACATCCTCCAGCGAATAGCTATGCTCCACCTCAACATCCTTCTTCGAGCTATGACCAGCCTCCACAACATCCCTCCTCCAGTTATGATCACCCTCCCTCGCATCCTTCAACCAGTTATGATCACCCTCCCTCGCATCCTTCACCCAGTTATGATCAACCACCCCAACATCCCTCATCCAGTTATGATCATGCTCCTGTACATCCCTCCTCCAGTTATGATCATCCTCCTCAACATCCCTCATCCAGTTATGATCATCCTTCCCAACATCCCTCCCTCAGTTATGATCATCCTCCTCAGCATCCCTCCTCCAGCTATGACCAACCACCACCTGATTACCAGCATCCGCCTTCATCCACCTACGACCAACCACCTCAACATGTTCCCACAAACTATGTATCCTCCGATACCCATTCCATCAATAGTTATCCCCAGGACGACTATGCTCCACCCTCGCAGGAACTGCCCTTGAATCCACACCACAAGTTCCCTAGCTTTGATTTTCCAAAATCCAGCTACGAAGTGCCCATCTACGATCCCGTGCCCTTCGAGGCCTCCAATCGGGATGAGCAGGAGTCCTATCCACCCATTTTGCCATCCTCACCCGATCAGAATGAGATAACATCAGATGCCCATGCGGCTGGAAGTTCCAAGCGGCGGAAGAGGAAGCGAAAGCCCAGTGCTGGAGTTGTGCCCGCAAAACATACGTTGGATGTTCCCGAGCTCCAGCAGGCCTATGATGCGGACACCCATTCGGGGGAGTCGAATGAAAATGCGGATACAGATACGAATAGCTCGCACTATGTGGAGAGGAAGCAGACCTTCTTCAACTTTGTTACGCCCACAACGACGACGTCAACTACTCCGGCTCCTTGGAGTCCAATGAGGGGCAGGAGTAGCTCGACCCGTGGAGCATTCATACCCACCATTGTTACAAGTACTCCAGCAATCCCCACTACAGCTAAGAGTAGGAGTAGAGGCTCATCGCGGTATCGCATAAAACAGCAAGCCGTGAATCCCAGCTCACCCGATCCCATCACCACCAGCGTTCGAATCGATCAGTCCCATTCGCAAAGTTACTACGATGGAACCATTGCACCACCCACCAGGCAGCAGTTTTCACCCACAACTGGAGGGCGTGGTTCGCGACCCACACGACCTGGTTACGTTAGGAACCACGGTCCAGTGTCACCGCTGGCATTGCAGCCAGCAGATCCTGGAAGAGGTCCACCCACATCTAAGCGAACCACCAAGGGCGTCTTCGACACGACCCTGTTCAAGAGCCCTCTCAGCGATCGGGAAATGGAACGCAATCTCCATGGGCTGCGTCAAAACTTGCCAAAAAATCACAAACTATTTTGA
- the LOC119554518 gene encoding V-type proton ATPase subunit e, giving the protein MEVILMIIFFTAFWVAVAKFGPILVKKGPQDDLVRCIFLLTAVVCWLFWLCCYLAQLNPLLGPKLNGHTIRIIAQSWGNPLKEG; this is encoded by the coding sequence ATGGAAGTCATCCTGATGATCATCTTCTTCACCGCCTTCTGGGTGGCGGTGGCCAAGTTCGGACCCATCCTGGTGAAAAAGGGACCTCAGGATGATCTGGTGCGCTGCATCTTCCTACTGACCGCCGTCGTCTGCTGGCTTTTCTGGCTCTGCTGCTATTTGGCGCAACTGAATCCGCTTCTGGGACCAAAACTTAATGGACACACCATCAGGATCATCGCCCAGTCCTGGGGCAACCCCCTCAAGGAGGGATAA
- the LOC119554668 gene encoding larval cuticle protein A2B, whose protein sequence is MALQTPPKQSSLIRTSFAMFAQTLFFLGLILSAVVAIPIDPYGLSSPGLTYAAPKLLAAPAISYAAPKLLAGPAISYAAPAISYAPKVLAAPVAVAKVAVAEPYDPNPQYSFSYGVTDHHTGDSKQQEETLVNGVVHGSYSLAEPDGTIRKVTYTADKVNGFNAVVEKKGVAAVAIAKPALAVAAVPAITKIGYASAPGLSLGGYH, encoded by the exons ATGGCGT TGCAGACACCTCCAAAACAGAGCTCCCTCATTCGCACATCCTTCGCCATGTTCGCCCAG ACTCTGTTCTTTTTGGGACTGATCCTGTCCGCCGTGGTGGCCATTCCCATTGATCCCTACGGACTGTCTTCACCCGGCCTCACCTATGCTGCCCCCAAATTGCTAGCTGCTCCTGCCATTTCCTATGCTGCTCCCAAGCTCCTGGCTGGTCCGGCCATCTCGTATGCCGCTCCTGCCATCTCCTATGCCCCCAAGGTCCTGGCTGCTCCCGTCGCCGTGGCCAAGGTGGCCGTGGCCGAGCCCTACGATCCCAATCCGCAGTATAGCTTCTCGTACGGAGTAACCGACCACCACACTGGGGATTCCAAGCAGCAGGAGGAGACTCTGGTCAATGGCGTCGTCCACGGTAGCTACTCCCTGGCCGAACCCGATGGCACCATCCGCAAGGTAACCTACACCGCCGACAAGGTCAATGGATTCAATGCCGTGGTGGAGAAGAAGGGCGTGGCCGCGGTGGCCATTGCCAAGCCAGCTCTTGCCGTCGCCGCCGTTCCAGCCATCACCAAGATTGGATACGCCTCGGCGCCTGGCCTGAGTCTGGGTGGCTACCACTAA
- the LOC119554296 gene encoding larval cuticle protein A3A yields the protein MALIKITLICCALIAAIECGLLPAAVPLGVPLNTEVDPHPQYAFAYNVQDAITGDSKSQQEVRDGDVVKGSYSVVDADGSLRTVFYTADPINGFNAVVQRGPVPVAARPLVAPVGAPLLG from the exons ATGGCCCTGATCAAG ATCACCCTAATCTGCTGCGCTCTGATCGCTGCCATCGAGTGCGGCCTGCTCCCTGCTGCCGTTCCACTGGGAGTTCCCCTGAACACCGAAGTGGATCCACATCCGCAGTACGCCTTTGCCTATAATGTCCAGGATGCAATCACCGGTGACAGCAAGAGCCAGCAGGAGGTGAGGGATGGAGATGTGGTCAAGGGATCCTACTCCGTGGTGGATGCCGATGGATCTCTGCGCACCGTCTTCTACACCGCCGATCCCATCAATGGTTTCAATGCGGTGGTGCAGCGGGGACCAGTTCCAGTGGCTGCTCGTCCTCTGGTGGCTCCAGTGGGTGCCCCTCTTTTGGGCTAG
- the LOC119554295 gene encoding larval cuticle protein A2B, protein MAQRLILVLSALVAVSSAVVVPGPGLALPGYPAYPSYPALAKVAAPLVAKVAGPEPYDPNPQYTFSYDVHDGSTGDVKSQQETRSGDVVQGAYSLIEADGTRRIVEYTADPVHGFNAVVRREGAVVKAVAPVAKVLAPAPLLHAAPLVAKLPAYGPALGHAYGPALAHGYGPALAPAYGPALPKLALPALPALSPLGYH, encoded by the exons ATGGCACAGAGACTGATCCTCGTCCTGAGCGCCCTGGTGGCGGTGTCCTCCGCCGTGGTGGTTCCCGGTCCCGGACTGGCCCTGCCCGGCTACCCGGCGTATCCCTCGTATCCGGCGCTGGCCAAGGTGGCTGCTCCTCTGGTGGCCAAGGTGGCGGGTCCGGAGCCCTACGATCCCAATCCCCAGTACACCTTCAGCTACGACGTTCAT GATGGATCCACTGGCGATGTGAAGAGCCAGCAGGAGACCCGCAGCGGAGATGTGGTGCAGGGCGCCTATTCCCTGATCGAGGCCGATGGAACCCGCCGTATTGTGGAGTACACCGCCGATCCCGTGCACGGATTCAACGCAGTGGTGCGCCGCGAGGGAGCCGTGGTGAAGGCGGTGGCTCCGGTGGCCAAGGTTCTGGCCCCGGCTCCGCTGCTCCACGCCGCTCCTCTGGTGGCCAAGCTGCCCGCCTATGGTCCTGCTCTGGGCCACGCCTATGGACCAGCTCTGGCCCATGGATACGGTCCTGCCTTGGCACCCGCCTACGGACCTGCTCTGCCCAAGCTGGCCCTGCCCGCTCTGCCCGCCCTCTCGCCCCTGGGCTACCACTAA